One Phaseolus vulgaris cultivar G19833 chromosome 2, P. vulgaris v2.0, whole genome shotgun sequence DNA window includes the following coding sequences:
- the LOC137810351 gene encoding non-specific lipid transfer protein GPI-anchored 5 — protein sequence MAHTTMDTALVLVVIGMLFAGAAAQSSCTNVLVSLSPCLNYITGNSSTPSSGCCSQLATVVRSQPQCLCQVLGGGGSTLGININRTQALALPGACNVQTPPTSQCNNVAASPPTGTVAESPNSVPSGTGSKTLPTTDGGSSAGDSIKLSIPLIVILAATYVSSFTAY from the exons ATGGCTCACACAACAATGGACACTGCTTTGGTTTTGGTGGTGATTGGCATGCTGTTTGCAGGAGCTGCAGCTCAATCCAGTTGCACAAATGTGTTGGTGAGCCTGTCACCGTGTCTCAACTACATCACAGGGAATTCTTCAACCCCATCTTCTGGATGCTGCTCTCAGCTTGCCACTGTGGTACGCTCACAACCACAGTGTTTATGTCAGGTTCTTGGAGGTGGTGGATCAACACTGGGGATCAACATCAACAGAACTCAAGCTCTGGCCTTGCCTGGTGCTTGCAATGTGCAGACCCCACCCACCAGTCAGTGTAACAATG TGGCTGCTTCACCACCAACAGGAACAGTAGCTGAATCTCCAAATTCTGTTCCATCAG GAACCGGATCCAAAACCCTACCCACAACTGACGGCGGCTCTTCCGCCGGAGATTCCATCAAGTTATCGATTCCTCTGATAGTTATTTTGGCAGCAACATATGTGTCAAGTTTCACAGCATACTGA